One window of Chroococcidiopsis sp. TS-821 genomic DNA carries:
- the map gene encoding type I methionyl aminopeptidase: protein MNILSNLLSQPTQAPRQKKQRRGIEIKSAREIEIMRQSAKIVATVLKEISEMVQPGMTTADLDAYAEKRIREMDATPSFKGYHGFPGSICASINNEVVHGIPNPKKVIRNGDVLKVDTGAYHQGFHGDSCITIAVGDVSPEAAKLIRVAEEALYKGIEQVKAGNYLMDIAGAIQDHVEANGFVIVEDFTGHGVGRNLHEEPSVFNFRTREMPNVKLRAGMTLAIEPILNAGSKLTRTLSDRWTAVTVDNSLSAQFEHTVLVTDSGYEILTDRTKV, encoded by the coding sequence ATGAACATTCTTAGCAATTTACTATCTCAACCGACTCAAGCCCCGCGTCAGAAAAAGCAACGCAGAGGTATCGAAATTAAATCAGCGCGTGAAATCGAGATCATGCGTCAATCGGCGAAGATTGTAGCCACAGTGCTCAAAGAAATTTCTGAGATGGTACAGCCAGGAATGACGACAGCTGACTTAGATGCTTACGCAGAAAAACGCATCCGCGAAATGGACGCAACTCCAAGCTTCAAAGGCTATCACGGCTTCCCTGGTTCGATTTGTGCAAGTATCAACAACGAAGTTGTCCACGGTATTCCTAACCCAAAGAAAGTTATTCGTAACGGAGATGTTTTAAAAGTTGATACGGGTGCATACCATCAAGGGTTTCATGGTGACTCGTGCATTACAATTGCGGTTGGTGATGTCTCTCCTGAAGCTGCTAAATTGATTCGCGTAGCCGAAGAAGCACTATATAAAGGCATTGAACAAGTTAAAGCCGGAAACTACTTGATGGATATCGCTGGGGCGATTCAAGACCATGTAGAAGCAAACGGTTTCGTGATTGTCGAAGACTTTACAGGTCATGGTGTCGGTCGTAACCTTCATGAAGAGCCGTCAGTGTTTAACTTCCGCACGCGCGAAATGCCCAATGTGAAGTTAAGAGCAGGAATGACGCTTGCAATCGAACCAATTTTAAATGCTGGTTCTAAACTGACGCGGACACTCAGCGATCGCTGGACAGCAGTAACAGTAGATAATTCACTTTCGGCACAGTTCGAGCATACCGTGTTAGTCACTGATAGTGGTTATGAAATTCTGACGGATCGGACAAAAGTTTAG
- a CDS encoding amidase, whose translation MNKTDLAFTSALEQAQLIRSGEVSPLELVELYLERIQQLDGQIGSYFTVMAESAIADAKAKTELLSRSDEFPPFFGVPIAIKDLNAVAGVPCTYGVPVLKNEIATYDDGVVTRIRHAGFTIIGKTATSELGSFPYTEPAGFLPTRNPWNLDRTAGGSSGGSAAAVAAGLCAIAQGSDAGGSIRGPAFCCGLVGIKPSRGRVSWAPVGDRLSGLSSNGPMARTVADAAALLDVMSGYITGDPYWLPDPEPSFLAATTQQLGRLRIAFTTAIPPIGEADPICQQAVRDTVKKLQTMGHIVEPGCPDFNGLIEPFTRIWQSAVGASGIPPEVLQPLNQWLFAQSGTAGDYLRAVAQMQAIARQIVAFFDSVDVLIAPTYMHPTISVGEWANLSPEETLQRMINWIAPCPPFNASGQPAIALPTGFDRNGVPIGIQLVGRPAAESTVIALAAQLEATIELSQYRPAIAV comes from the coding sequence ATGAATAAAACTGATTTAGCCTTTACCTCCGCCCTCGAACAAGCGCAGTTAATCCGCAGTGGTGAAGTGTCGCCCCTCGAATTAGTCGAACTTTATTTAGAACGCATTCAGCAACTCGACGGTCAAATCGGTAGTTATTTTACTGTAATGGCAGAAAGTGCGATCGCCGATGCGAAAGCCAAAACAGAGTTATTGAGTAGAAGTGACGAATTTCCACCATTTTTTGGCGTACCAATCGCGATCAAAGACCTAAATGCTGTTGCGGGTGTTCCCTGCACTTATGGCGTTCCAGTCTTAAAAAACGAAATTGCCACTTACGATGATGGAGTCGTCACGCGCATTCGCCATGCAGGATTCACAATCATAGGAAAAACAGCAACATCCGAACTTGGTTCTTTTCCCTATACCGAACCCGCAGGGTTTTTACCAACGCGCAACCCTTGGAATTTAGATCGTACCGCAGGAGGTTCGAGTGGCGGCTCCGCTGCCGCTGTTGCTGCTGGGTTGTGCGCGATCGCGCAAGGTTCGGATGCGGGTGGTTCAATACGCGGTCCCGCATTTTGTTGTGGTTTAGTCGGAATTAAGCCGTCACGCGGTAGAGTATCGTGGGCACCTGTTGGCGATCGCTTGAGTGGACTTTCTTCTAATGGTCCGATGGCGCGTACTGTTGCAGATGCAGCAGCGTTACTGGATGTCATGTCAGGTTATATCACGGGCGATCCTTATTGGCTACCCGATCCTGAACCCAGTTTTCTCGCAGCAACGACGCAACAATTAGGACGTTTGCGCATTGCTTTTACAACAGCAATACCACCCATTGGCGAAGCCGATCCGATATGTCAACAAGCGGTACGCGATACTGTCAAAAAACTACAAACCATGGGACATATCGTCGAACCAGGTTGCCCTGATTTTAACGGCTTAATTGAACCCTTTACGCGCATTTGGCAATCCGCCGTCGGTGCTAGCGGAATTCCACCAGAAGTTTTGCAACCACTCAATCAGTGGCTATTCGCCCAAAGCGGAACTGCGGGAGATTATTTACGGGCTGTAGCACAAATGCAAGCGATCGCGCGTCAAATTGTCGCTTTCTTTGATTCTGTAGATGTGCTAATCGCGCCAACGTATATGCATCCGACAATTTCTGTTGGTGAATGGGCTAATTTAAGTCCAGAAGAAACATTACAAAGAATGATTAACTGGATTGCACCATGTCCGCCATTTAATGCTAGCGGTCAACCGGCGATCGCACTTCCCACAGGTTTCGATCGCAATGGCGTACCAATCGGTATACAACTTGTCGGTCGTCCCGCAGCAGAATCGACTGTAATTGCCTTAGCTGCACAACTCGAAGCCACTATCGAATTGAGTCAATATCGTCCAGCGATCGCGGTATGA
- a CDS encoding glycoside hydrolase family 1 protein — protein MTTMFAQNKFLWGVASAAYQVEGGYQADGKGRSNWDVYTNEYQVTQAFIDKQHTGNVAINFYERSQYLQDIALMKQLGVNAYRFSIAWSRILPNGIGEINPKGVAYYHQLIDDLLANDIEPVVTNFHWDLPYQLQEKGGWGNSNSVQWYAEYVDVLFANYGDRVKKFITFNEPFIYLFFIDLLAHNAIAKANPYAISNETYGKQAEAVHHLLLASAIATQNYHQLNLGGVIGITLSFTPTIPLDANNAEDVRAATVFDGLHNRWFLDAMYKGKYPDDIVKLHQQYNPAFQVSAEEMQLIAAHKPDFIGVNFYAPAYIKADASAPYGAEWFSTNPDEVKMFNGPVRPEYLYQLLVWIKNEYGNPTIYITENGAGFGAADEQLDGNIVRDPLRTDYIQRHIDSAMQAKRDGVDLRGYFLWSFCDNFEWVFGYDKRFGIVYVDFDSQRRTPKQSFYAYQQIINETPSK, from the coding sequence ATGACAACGATGTTTGCACAAAATAAATTTCTTTGGGGTGTTGCCAGTGCTGCTTATCAAGTTGAAGGCGGTTATCAGGCTGATGGTAAAGGACGCTCAAATTGGGATGTTTATACAAACGAATATCAGGTAACTCAGGCTTTTATTGACAAACAGCATACGGGAAACGTTGCGATTAATTTTTACGAGCGATCGCAGTATTTGCAAGATATTGCGTTGATGAAACAACTAGGTGTCAATGCCTATCGATTCTCAATCGCCTGGTCGCGTATTCTTCCTAATGGAATAGGCGAAATCAACCCAAAGGGTGTAGCTTATTATCATCAGCTAATCGACGATCTTTTGGCAAATGACATAGAACCTGTCGTTACTAATTTTCACTGGGATTTGCCGTACCAATTACAAGAAAAAGGTGGTTGGGGTAATTCCAATTCAGTTCAGTGGTATGCGGAATATGTTGACGTTCTGTTTGCGAATTACGGCGATCGCGTCAAGAAATTTATCACGTTTAACGAACCTTTTATCTACCTATTTTTCATTGACCTTTTAGCACATAATGCGATCGCAAAAGCAAATCCATACGCCATCAGTAATGAAACTTACGGTAAGCAGGCTGAAGCGGTACATCATTTGTTACTAGCAAGTGCGATCGCAACTCAAAATTATCATCAGTTAAATTTAGGTGGAGTCATTGGCATTACTCTAAGCTTTACACCGACTATTCCGCTGGATGCAAATAATGCAGAAGATGTCCGAGCTGCTACTGTGTTTGATGGTTTACATAATCGCTGGTTTTTAGATGCCATGTATAAAGGCAAATATCCAGATGATATTGTGAAATTACACCAGCAGTATAATCCTGCTTTCCAAGTATCAGCAGAAGAAATGCAACTGATTGCTGCGCACAAACCAGATTTTATTGGAGTTAATTTCTATGCGCCAGCCTATATCAAAGCTGATGCTTCCGCACCATACGGGGCAGAGTGGTTCTCAACAAATCCAGATGAGGTGAAAATGTTTAACGGTCCTGTGCGACCAGAGTACCTTTATCAGCTGCTCGTGTGGATCAAAAATGAGTATGGTAATCCGACGATATACATTACCGAAAACGGTGCAGGTTTTGGTGCGGCTGACGAACAGCTAGACGGAAATATTGTTCGAGATCCTTTACGTACAGATTACATCCAACGTCATATTGATAGTGCTATGCAGGCAAAACGCGACGGTGTCGATTTACGCGGATATTTTTTATGGAGTTTTTGCGATAACTTTGAATGGGTTTTTGGGTATGACAAGCGTTTTGGCATTGTATACGTTGATTTTGATTCGCAACGCAGAACACCAAAACAAAGTTTTTACGCATATCAGCAGATTATTAATGAAACGCCTAGCAAGTGA
- a CDS encoding HAD family phosphatase: MLAAILYDLDGTIVNTDPLHYQVWREMLQEYGIEIDEELYKNHMSGRLNPQIVRDFMPEWSDTEIYQFSDRKEARFRQVAGTLKPLPGLSKAIAWGTERGLKQGLVTNAPRANAEYMLEVLQLSNAFDRVVISAEVGIPKPDPAPYEYILKEFGITPGEALAFEDSPSGMRSAVAAGIKTVGIATTQEPSELYELGAALVISDYTDSRLWELLEVPK, translated from the coding sequence ATGCTAGCAGCAATTTTATACGACCTTGATGGAACTATTGTTAATACCGATCCTCTTCATTACCAAGTTTGGCGTGAAATGTTGCAGGAATATGGAATTGAAATTGATGAAGAGTTATACAAAAATCACATGAGTGGACGACTCAATCCTCAAATCGTGCGCGATTTTATGCCAGAGTGGTCAGATACAGAAATTTATCAGTTTAGCGATCGCAAAGAAGCCCGTTTTCGCCAAGTTGCAGGGACTCTCAAGCCACTTCCTGGACTTAGCAAGGCGATCGCCTGGGGAACTGAACGCGGGCTAAAACAAGGACTTGTAACAAATGCACCACGTGCTAATGCGGAATACATGCTAGAGGTGTTGCAGCTTTCCAACGCGTTTGACCGAGTTGTTATCTCAGCTGAAGTTGGTATCCCTAAGCCCGATCCTGCGCCTTATGAGTATATTCTTAAAGAGTTTGGCATCACACCAGGCGAAGCTTTAGCGTTTGAAGATTCACCATCGGGAATGCGATCGGCAGTTGCAGCCGGTATTAAAACTGTCGGGATTGCAACAACTCAAGAACCCAGCGAACTGTACGAATTAGGCGCAGCCTTGGTCATTTCTGATTATACCGACTCCAGGCTATGGGAGTTGCTGGAAGTTCCTAAATAA
- a CDS encoding Crp/Fnr family transcriptional regulator, which translates to MTVASIEQISQVSVLAGLETPDKLKLQPHTQVRQYLQGEIIFHEGDSLPAKLYALVEGALQVTKTATTGKETILRALRAGEIFAAPALLGNGIAPATVTAETNCQIITVERDALLSAIQQNPDIALQMLMVFNSRLQQLHETVHGLVSERAIVRLARLIHYSAIEYGTKNTQNGEFLQVKLPYYRIARSIGITYEECVRLIKSLNCLAYYRGGKIAILDMGKLAAIARGELETIK; encoded by the coding sequence ATGACTGTAGCAAGTATTGAGCAAATTTCGCAAGTAAGTGTGTTGGCAGGGTTAGAAACTCCAGACAAGTTGAAGTTGCAACCGCATACGCAAGTTCGGCAATATTTGCAAGGAGAAATTATATTTCACGAAGGTGATTCCTTACCAGCTAAATTGTATGCGCTCGTTGAGGGTGCGTTACAAGTTACCAAAACTGCAACTACAGGAAAAGAAACAATCTTACGCGCATTGCGTGCTGGAGAAATTTTCGCCGCGCCAGCACTTTTGGGAAATGGAATTGCACCAGCAACGGTGACAGCAGAAACGAATTGTCAAATTATAACTGTTGAGCGCGATGCTTTACTCTCTGCAATTCAGCAAAATCCTGATATCGCCTTACAGATGCTGATGGTGTTTAATTCGCGCCTGCAACAACTGCATGAAACGGTTCATGGCTTAGTTTCCGAACGCGCGATCGTGCGCTTAGCAAGATTAATTCATTATTCTGCGATTGAATACGGAACCAAAAATACTCAAAATGGCGAGTTTTTACAGGTCAAGTTACCTTACTATCGCATCGCGCGGAGTATTGGAATTACCTATGAAGAATGCGTACGATTGATTAAAAGTCTGAATTGCCTTGCTTATTATCGCGGTGGAAAGATTGCGATTTTGGATATGGGAAAGTTAGCAGCGATCGCGCGTGGAGAATTAGAAACTATAAAATAA
- the rpaB gene encoding response regulator transcription factor RpaB has translation MASDKKKILVVDDEAMIRRILTTRLSMVGYEVVAAADGKEALEVFTTEDPDLVVLDVMLPKLDGYGVCQEIRETSDIPIIMLTALGDVADRITGLKLGADDYLVKPFSPKELEVRIEAILRRVDRANVSGSGIVCAGRLQIDFNKRQVTLNDERIRLTNLEFNLLKLLVLRAGEVISRAEILQQIWGYSPRQQADVRVVDVHISRLRVKLKEDPKNPEFIHTDRGTGYFFQKVTEIPHVLGA, from the coding sequence GTGGCGAGCGATAAGAAAAAAATTTTGGTGGTAGACGATGAAGCAATGATCCGTCGCATTCTCACTACAAGGCTTTCGATGGTGGGGTACGAAGTTGTAGCAGCTGCTGACGGTAAAGAAGCTTTAGAAGTTTTCACTACCGAAGACCCCGATCTTGTAGTCTTGGATGTGATGCTACCAAAGCTTGATGGATATGGTGTTTGTCAAGAAATTCGCGAGACTTCTGATATTCCCATCATTATGCTAACTGCCTTGGGTGATGTTGCAGACCGCATTACAGGGCTAAAGCTAGGTGCAGATGACTATCTTGTTAAGCCTTTTTCCCCGAAAGAATTAGAAGTCAGAATTGAAGCAATTTTACGCCGAGTCGATCGCGCTAACGTATCTGGTTCGGGAATTGTATGTGCAGGTAGATTGCAGATTGATTTTAACAAGCGACAAGTTACACTGAATGACGAGCGAATTCGGTTAACGAATTTAGAATTTAACTTACTAAAACTGCTAGTTCTGCGCGCAGGCGAAGTTATATCTCGCGCTGAGATATTGCAGCAGATTTGGGGCTATAGCCCGCGTCAGCAAGCGGATGTCCGAGTTGTTGACGTTCACATTTCGCGGTTACGAGTCAAGCTGAAAGAAGACCCCAAAAATCCAGAATTTATTCACACCGACCGAGGTACAGGCTATTTTTTTCAGAAAGTGACGGAAATCCCGCACGTTTTGGGAGCATAG
- a CDS encoding NAD(P)/FAD-dependent oxidoreductase, translating into MDNFNYDVVIVGGGPAGCTCALYTARYQLKTVILDKNPSAGALAITHKIANYPGVRGEVTGSELLDVMRQQAIEFGTDYRRAQVFGIDIEGTQKKVYTPEGTFIGRALVLATGAMGRTPSIPGEAEFLGRGVSYCATCDAPFYRNRDVVVVGMSHEAIAEAQVLTKFAATVHWVTAKDPTKSNEYDAQELLSQPQVKLWKKARLSAIEGDDSGVTGVNLYLMSDKKTQHVPAEGVFVYLQGAKPIVDFLGDRIELKPDGGVKVDEMMQTNIPGIWAIGDIRNTPFKQAVVAAGDGCIAAMDIDRYLKQRKNVKPDWG; encoded by the coding sequence ATGGATAACTTTAATTATGATGTAGTAATAGTTGGTGGTGGCCCGGCAGGGTGTACTTGCGCGCTCTACACCGCTCGCTATCAGTTAAAAACAGTAATTTTGGATAAAAATCCCTCAGCGGGGGCGCTGGCTATTACGCACAAAATTGCCAATTATCCAGGGGTGCGTGGTGAAGTCACAGGAAGCGAATTACTCGACGTGATGCGCCAGCAGGCGATTGAATTTGGAACTGACTACAGGCGCGCTCAAGTGTTTGGCATTGATATTGAAGGTACTCAGAAGAAAGTTTACACGCCCGAAGGAACTTTTATCGGAAGAGCGCTGGTACTAGCAACTGGCGCAATGGGGCGCACGCCTTCCATACCTGGTGAAGCTGAGTTTTTGGGTCGAGGTGTAAGCTATTGTGCAACGTGTGATGCGCCTTTTTATCGCAATCGCGATGTGGTTGTTGTGGGAATGAGCCATGAGGCGATCGCTGAAGCGCAAGTATTAACAAAATTTGCAGCAACTGTGCACTGGGTAACTGCTAAAGACCCTACCAAAAGCAACGAATACGACGCCCAAGAACTACTCTCTCAACCGCAAGTTAAACTTTGGAAAAAAGCCCGCTTATCCGCCATTGAAGGCGACGACAGTGGCGTTACAGGCGTTAATCTGTACTTGATGAGCGATAAGAAAACGCAACACGTTCCCGCTGAAGGAGTCTTTGTTTACTTACAAGGAGCCAAACCTATCGTTGATTTTCTCGGCGATCGGATTGAACTTAAACCGGATGGCGGCGTTAAAGTTGATGAAATGATGCAAACCAATATCCCAGGAATTTGGGCGATCGGAGACATTCGCAACACGCCGTTCAAGCAAGCAGTTGTAGCAGCTGGAGATGGTTGTATCGCCGCAATGGATATTGACCGCTATCTCAAGCAGCGCAAGAACGTCAAACCTGATTGGGGTTAA
- a CDS encoding transposase, with product MAPNTEKLAKIYLESSPAEISEETTNELIDFIMNQFRALPFAVQASEYMRYDTVEELYADIEKGHLWVSMETYGADFYPNPFYGFAFLAIHDYDHYQTHSDFSLEGEITAYRAIARRSPSLEIQKVFYSEIVLKSAAHLFLGHAPAPKLVFA from the coding sequence ATGGCACCTAACACCGAGAAACTCGCCAAAATTTATTTAGAAAGTTCTCCTGCTGAGATTTCTGAAGAAACCACCAATGAGCTTATTGATTTCATCATGAATCAATTTAGAGCGCTTCCTTTTGCGGTTCAAGCCTCGGAGTATATGCGGTATGACACAGTAGAAGAACTGTACGCAGACATTGAAAAAGGACATTTATGGGTATCAATGGAAACCTACGGCGCAGATTTCTACCCTAATCCCTTCTATGGATTTGCCTTTCTCGCAATTCATGACTACGATCATTACCAAACGCATTCTGATTTCAGCCTTGAGGGTGAGATTACAGCATACCGAGCGATCGCAAGGCGTTCTCCTAGCTTAGAAATTCAAAAAGTTTTTTACTCTGAGATTGTTCTCAAGTCTGCTGCACATCTCTTTCTCGGACACGCGCCAGCACCAAAACTCGTTTTCGCTTGA
- a CDS encoding cupin domain-containing protein: MSSTIDTTTSAKIQLREQIEYPNAGVLSKVLLKDNACQYTLFCLAANTEIAEHTSTYNATINVIEGKGILNFEGQEIALQPGVFIFMRAHAPHALKATENLAFLLTLSEKIVQSN, encoded by the coding sequence ATGTCTTCTACCATCGATACTACTACTTCTGCCAAAATTCAACTGCGAGAACAAATTGAATATCCTAATGCTGGAGTTCTCAGCAAAGTATTATTGAAAGATAACGCTTGTCAGTATACGCTATTTTGTCTGGCAGCAAATACAGAAATAGCTGAACATACTTCTACTTACAACGCCACAATCAATGTGATTGAAGGTAAAGGAATATTAAATTTTGAAGGGCAAGAAATCGCTTTACAGCCAGGTGTTTTTATTTTCATGCGTGCTCATGCACCTCATGCGCTAAAAGCAACCGAGAATTTAGCATTTCTTCTCACGCTATCTGAAAAGATTGTACAGAGCAATTAG